The Oryza glaberrima chromosome 5, OglaRS2, whole genome shotgun sequence DNA segment TCGGGCATGACTAGAAATCATGTGGGCTTTGCCCGCGCAGGTTCGAATCCTGCCGACCACGCTCAGTTTTTTATGTTTTTGCTTTCCTTGGTTTTGAGAATAACTCTATTTTTGCTTTCCTTGGTTTTGAGAATAACTCATTTGTGTGTCCATTTGCTTTCCTTCCATTTGTGTTTCAGCGGTTTGCGGTTTGAGAGAAACTCATTTGTGTGTTTGCTTTCCTTTCATTTGCAGTTTGATAATAACTCATTTGTGTGTGTTCTTTTGCTTTccttcaatttgtgtttcagCGGTTTGAGAATAATTCAGTTTGTGTTCTAGTGGTTTGAGAAGAATTCATTTGTGTCTCAGTGATCTGAGCAGAATTGTCGATATCCATTTGTGTTTTCATTCCGTTGCATGTCCATTTGTGTTTACATTCCGTTGCGCTGCCACACATGATCTAGTGAACAGGAATTTGAGAAGGATGTGATGCAGGAGTACCATAGTCCCACTCAAGTTTGGAGGAATGATTTGAGATTTCAGGGCAAATTAAGGAACCCACTCAAGTTATTTATGTAGCTGAAGCTATGGTCAACACCTATGCAGGATGTAATTAGCATGAAGTGGTCCAGGATGCTCAACAAGAGGATGATTGAAATGGAAGAATGCCAACGATTCCCTTAGGAAATAGCTTTTGTGTTGATGCTTCTTGGGTTAAAGGAAATGCAGGAATTGGAATATTTTTTCACATGTCAAACTCACATAATGCtttggagtactccctccatttcaaaatatatgacgctattgacttttcGTCTAAAGtgtgatcattcgtcttattttttttaaaaaatataaatattatttattttgtggtcacttgttttatcatcaaataaaatataatcttaatttataactttatatatttatactaatattttcaataagatgaatgattgAGCATAGTGAAAAATTCGACGACAtcatacattttgaaaaaaaaggtagTATTATATttcttagggcatccacaatgttaGGAAAAAGCAGGTATTAGGCAATATAGTATCCCAatgacctactccctccatcccataataggtgatgtttttgactttttatttacaacgtttgaccattcattttatttgaaaaattagtgcaaatataaaaaaagataagtcatatgtaaagtacttttgataataaagcaaatgacaaacaaaataaataataattctaatttttttgaataagacgaatgatcaaacattgacaaacaaaaactcaaaaaaacaagtaatatgagacggaggtagtagttatAAGCATTGTGGAAGTGGGTAGTAACAAATGCTAGATAGTAAACTTAGGGCATCACCAATATATATGGCAAGagtgatccatatagatgggacccacataaagAGACTTTAGCTATAACAATATCCATAATGTATATAGATACAAAATAGCATtatgagatgagagagaaatagagatatatagtattattatttcatatgggtagtccatatgcCTATGGAtatcttttgttattttctccatatagactagttgcacaatggtAATAGGTAGCTGAGTGGAATATAATATTAcctatggactacttttgcttcacattgtggatgcccttatgACCTAACCTAGTCATAAGAATAAAAAACATTAAAGTCTCTCACTCTCTCCTTCCAACACAAGCAAAAAGCAACTAAAAAGCAATATTCTTTTCCTCATGGGATTCTCTTTACAAAGGCCCTACTAGCTTAGCCTTGCTACTTATTACCTAGTTAGGCAATATACATTGCTGTtgcccttagagcaagtttaatagtagagctcactgTTTACTATAAGTCAATGTTAGAGCTAACTTGTATAATAGGTTAGCTATAAGGTTAACTTTACTTTTTCCATTTTCTCTCTATATCACTCTATAAATTTAATGCAAATTTTTTTGGAGTTTGTGTGGAGCtggctcttgcatgagagccaacactactcacttttctttatctctctcttccacgtaAGCATATAGCTTGCTTATATAGCtcattattatccttgctcttaaaGCCACTACTACTATGGCTGATTCTCGTGTGCAGGCTGAGCTTGTAGCATTGCAATTGACAATCGAGGTCGCAATTTttttgaatattgcaagaaccACCTTTCTAACGGACAACATAACAATTGTGGACATCATTAAGAAGAGAAGTTTTCTACGAGACCCTGGATATTGGAGTCTTAGACCACTGCTGAGCCAAATGCAACGAGTGATCTTCCGCACGACTTAATGCATAGTATCATTTGCATTCCAAGAGAAGTGAATCGATTAGCTGATAAGTGATAAGTTAGCTAATGATGTGAGAATGCAACATTTAGGCTGTCCAATTTATAACTGTCAAAACATCTCGCATCCTGCCTACTCCAGCAATTACCTTTTTTGTGCAAATGCTTTAAAGAACCAGTTCAGTGCAACCAATTGCACTATAAGGAATGCACTCAGTTTTAGTATGGAAATAAATTTTATgagttatatataaaaaaaagaagagaaacacACACAAGACAAGCTTGTGACAAAAGGTGTTGATAGCTATAGCACAAATTCTTACAGTTGGGGGCTTCCCCTGCTAcgttcttttaaaagaaaaaggagcaGCTATAGCACAAATTCTTAATCTCATGATTGATTACATTCTTTACTCTCAGTACCGCGCGCTCCGATTCCCAATCACCAGCAAACACATACTccctgtcccataaaaaaccaacatagtaCTGATATGACACattactataaatctggacatactcctttcattcaaaaaataataattcttaGCATCTCAAGGTAGAATTAGTGGAGAGTGAGAATGACTATAATACCcttaatcattaaaaaaataataagagtgATAGGTAGACAGAGGGTATTGAAGGAATaaacttctcgttttacgtgctgaGGGTAGGTATGACGgcagaagttggttttttatgggacaagtcaaactctagaagttgagttttttttggacggagggagaaCCTCTGTCCAtattccctctgtcctaaattcattttttcaAGGACGGAGGgatctaaaatatagtaacctagAGTAGGATAAGAAGTAtactaatactatgaatttATACATATATCTTATTTAGATTCATATTAATAGAATATGTCCCATCCATTTTAATTtactactccatctgttttcaagttactactccatctgtttcaggTTATCAGACGTTTTGACTCTTATAATGTGAAGCTTAGTGAGTTCtgtattttgagacggatggagtattagttaactttggccctgtttagattccaactcttttcttcaaattttcaacttttccgtcacatcgaacttttctacgcACAAACTTTCAACATTTCCATCAAATCATTCTAATTTCTtcgaacttctaattttagtgtggagctaaacacagcctagaagGAGGAAGTGTTGGAAGGCTTGCTCGGCCAGCCGTCCGCTACACCCCTCATCGGGGAATCTCCGCCCGCGGGCCCCACAATTCCACACCGATTGACACCCACAGTCCCACACCACCTTGGCTGCACCCACCTCACTCACACACTTCACAGGGGAAGGCCAAGTGACAGTAGTACGCAGCCAAAACCCCCAAACCCCTCGGAAATCCCCCCCGCTCTCTCAAACTCGCTCTCTCtgtctccccctcctccctcaccaaatcccctcctcctcctcctcctccgccgcagcatTGCGGCGTACGGATCGGCCGGCCTCATCGGCCGCTGCGGCGCGCGCCGGCCGTCTCGGTCGCGAGGCGGGTGGGGCGGCGGCATGGGGAAGCgcagggggagggggaggaggggctcCAGgaagcgccgcggcggcgatgcggatGAAGGCGGGggcgggaagcggcggcgggagggggagAGTGAGGAGGACTACTGCTTCGCCTGCAAGgacggcggcctcctccgctTCTGCGACCACAGGTTCCCCTGTCCTGTCCGTTCCCCCCTTCCCGCCTTTCCGCTTCCTCCATGACGCGGCATGCaggtgtttggttggttggtttgtCGCGGCGATGAGCTCGCGGGGTCGTGGCTAGCCGGAGTTTCGTAGGAGCGGAGAGTACTCGTGCTTGATCTGTTGAGATAAGACTTGAGGAGAAAACCAACCTTGCTCGCTTTAGCTTTAGCACTTGTTGGTAGCACTGAACTACTGAAGCTGTGGCGCAAGCGGccgccagagagagagagagagagagggtttaaGCGAGGTTTTTGGGTAGACAGGATTTCTCCTTGCGGCATTGTCGCCTTTGGCCCCATGTATCACTGTCAATCAGTTGTGCATGCTAGCTAGTAGTGTGTGCATTAATGGGTCAGCCATTGCTGTAGCTGCAGGCACCAGTACCGGTACCGCATAGCAGTGACAGCACCAGGGGTGTCTAGTTAACTTGCCTGTTGCATGCTTCACCGTGTTGGTACGTGGTAGTTGCAAGCTACATTTCGTCTAGTTGAGTGCATTATGCCACAATGTCATGAGTAGTAAAGAGTTACCTCATGGGGGTTGTTGTGTTGTATTGGGCGCTTATTTGATTGACGTATGGGTTATTGACTTATCAACCCACAAATATTCGTATGGTAGGCAGATGGATCGAACTATCGCAATCTTATTGGGATACATGTTTGGGTTTTCGGAAAATTTTATTGGCTATGCGTTTACGTCTTCtatcatcttccaggaactgcCACAAGGCTTACCATCCTGAGTGCGTGGATAAGGATGACAGCTTCCTCAATTCAGACGAACAATTCATTTGCAGTGAGTGTTTTAGCCATTCTTTCTTTAGTATTGCTATGACCTGACTGTTGCAAAAATGTTTTTGGTTATGCGCATGAACGAACTTGATTAATTAATGacatttgaaaaaatatgatgttttgaataaaaaatcCCATTTAGTGATTGTTATTTTTACCTGTTGTGACACCCTATGACATAGCAATGCGCCAACATGCCAGGGTTTCCGTTACTGCTGGTAACTGAGCTTACCACGGGGGTACGGTAATGGTTACCGGTGGTAGGGTTTGGGAAATTTTGAccaaacttcaaaattttccaaaaaaaaaaaatcatggatgtAGTTCTTGATTTTTAGTGGCAGATGGTGaagaatttttttgaaaaagagtaagataaaatcaaatttaagGGCAAAACCGATAATTGTTTAGagaatggaaaaaagaaaaaagtattgGGTCTTAAGTTGCACTGTGCAACTGGCCCATTAAGGCCCAATAGAGGAGAAAATATCTTCATAATATAGAGAAGGTCATAATGAATTTTTGTATTTTACATCCAAAAGTTAGGTTTGCAAGTATCCTATATATTCTTCTAATTATCCCTAATTTCTACATTTAAGtggtttttcaattttttttagcattgttCTGTTCAGCTATACAACTCATGGTAACCGCGCAAATATCGCGGTCACCGCGTCAAACCATGCGGTAACCGCGAAACCGCCAAAGTTTTGAATTCAAATGTTTGTCGACGAAATTCATACGGTTTTCGGCAGTTACCGTGGTAACCGCCTTACCACGTGGGTGCGAGAACCCCCCTCCAAACGGTAAGGGAAACCCTGAACATGACCCATGATTAGCAAAATTCTGTAGTGTCAGCCAGCTAACTAGCTGGGGAAAGACATGAGATAAGATGAGCACAGGATGGTAACAAGGGCTTAAAGAAGTATTCTGTACAAGATGCTATAATATGTCCAAAGTTCAGGCTTGAACTTGACGCATGTCACCAAGACAGCCTACCTCAATGAGAAGTTAACATGTTCACTCATGGTTTTTCTAGATTACATTTTATGTTCAAATTGTTTTCAGTTCCACAGTGGACTACAAATTTCTTTAAAACTGACCTAAGTACTGAACATGCATGACAGATTGGCATACATGTTTTATCTGCAAAGGGCGTTCATACTACCGATGCTTTTGTTGTCCGGATCACTCTGTTTGTCGTAGTTGTGTGAAACAAGCAGAATTTGTCCCAGTCATGAGGCAAACAATGGGATTTTGCAACAACTGTTTGAGGATGGCAATCATGATTGAGAAGAACGTCGATGTTGACTCTGATGGGGTAACAATGCACATCCTTATAAACATTTCAAGTTGCCTTATGTTAGTGCCATAAACCATTTTGTTTTATCTAATTTGTTTGTTTCCATAATATTTAGATCTTTGGTAAGTGTGCTGCAAATAGTTGTACCTCACAGCTGTAAACAGTTCCTTCAATGTTGTTTAATAGGTGTGTTTTTAATGGTGTAGTCGCTTGAGTAATATTTAGTtgcatattactccctctgtcccagatAGCTGGTCATTCTACCATTCGAGAAATGTCCCATAAAATTTGTCGCTTTAGCATTTTGACCAGAGAACCGGGGCATCGAGTCATTCTGGTCCACTTGAATCTGTCTAATGATTACTCTCTGTGTAATACTGCTGCTACTAGTACCATGTGACAAATAGGAGTACTAgcattcattaattaattacatgcagTAAATATTTCTTGCAACCTGAAATGACAACTGCAGCTAATAAATGGGGATAATTTGGTGATTTTTACTTAGAGTTAATTTGTTTGATAATCCTTAAAACGGCCAGCTTTCTGGGACAGAGTGAGTATAGTTTATGTCTATGCTTTTGTAGGAATCCATTCTAAGGTTCTTAACTTTGAGTTAATGCTACATGTGGCAAATAGATCTATGCCATTCAACCTCTACTATTTTGCTTATTTGCtttcttgctctctctctcttatttgctttcttgctctctctctcttatttgCTTTCTTGCtttatatagacacacacacactgaaATTCATATGTTTCTCCTTTGTCTAGGAGAGGGTTGATTTCAGTGACAGGGAGACATATGAATTTTTGTTCAAGGATTACTGGGACATAATTAGAGACAAAGAAGGGTTGACATTGGATAATATGCGAGAAGCCTATACTCTTCTCAGAAGTGGCTTAAACTGTAATGAACTATCAGATATGGAGAAACTTCCAAATAGTGAGCAGAGTTCAGATGATGATTTCTTGGGCAATagtgatgacgacgatgagCCAGTTTATCCATCTGTTTCAAATGGAACATCAAATAAAGTGAAAACCATACTGAAGgaaggaaaaacaaagaaacaggTTTATGTGGGATGGGGTTCAATAGAACTTATTGGATTCATGTCATCAATAGGCAAAGATACATCAAAACCTCTAGATCAATTTGGTGCTGCTGAAGTTGTGAAGCAGTACATTCGGCAAAACGATCTTTTGCAGAAAGATAAGAAAAAACAGGTCATTTGTGATGGCAAGCTTTGGTCTCTGTTTAGGAAATCAAAACTGAAATATAACAAGATATATAGCTTGTTGGAAAAGCATATTGCTGAAAATATCACACCCGAGGATGAATCACTTGATAGTTCCGAGGACAATACTGATTCAATTATGGAAAGGAAAAGTCGGATCATGAACTCTGAATTGAGTACTCCAGAAGAGGTGTCTGAAAGATACAGGAGATGCTTTGCTTCTCTTGTCCGTGAAAAcattaaattaatctatttgAGGAGAACTTTAGTTATTGATCTGCTAAAGCAACCGGATACGTTTGAATGTAAAGTTATTGGCTGTTTTGTTAGAGTAAAGAATGACCCCAGAGAGTATAGTCGCCACAAGCCTCAAAAACTATACCAGCTTGGACAGGTGACAGGTAATGTTCATCTCTTAGCATTACCCACTGCTATTCCCCGATGATCCGTAGAGTAGTGAACCAGTTTGTCTTGTATGTTGTTTATTTTCGCCTCTAAATGTCCTATTCCTTTCGTGTGCTAGATAGAGAAAAGATATAATGTATTCTACATCTGAACCTGAGGCACATATAATCTAACGTGTAGTTTTCAGTGacaaatcatttatttattatctGCTAACAAAAGCATACGTAACAGGCATTAGGAAATCCTCGGAAGAATACAAGATAAGGGACATATCTACAGATATCCTTTTATGTATTTCCGACATGTGGTCTGATGTCAAAATTTCAGTGTTGTCAGATGAAGACTTTGAGGAGGTACAGTTTATTGTGCATTCCCTTGTTCCAACAACACTGCTTATGAATAGTTTTTTGAACTGCATTTACTGTGCAAGTTATTTTCCTTTTGCAATACCATGTGATTTCCTCCCTCTATAACTTACTAGTATTTTGTCCTGAATGCTTGTTGATGTACAAACCATCTTTTGTTGATAACAGGAAGAATGTGAAGATCTTCGTTCATTGTCCCGGAAAGAACCTTCTAAAAGGCAAACTGTTGTAAGTTAAATCttctttgaaattttatttccccAGAACACAAGTATCTTATCAGATGTAATAGGCTGCTGAAATTCTTGTTTCGGCAGCATGCATACTTTAGGGatagcaccaaaaaaaaaaaaagttcggTTCTTGGTTGTGTTGAACATGGTTGGGCTAAAAGCAAGAATTCCTTATACAAGATGGCTGATGATGTGGCTAATAGGAAAGGTGAACAGTTCGCGTATGGAATGGTAGCAAAGAAGATTGAAAATTTGAGTAGCCTCTTATCATGGCGATTAATGCAAAATTTGTCCAGAGTTATAGTGCACTAACCTAGGTTCTCATGAAAGCTTCCTTTGTTGCTTGGCTGGGGCAAAAGGGCTTGCAATCTCGCTGTCCTGGTTGGCTGGTCTGGGCTCTTAAGCCTTGGCAGTTTGGTCAATCATGAGTTGTGCATGACGCATTTGTAAATAAGTTTAGTGTTTGTGAATTTGTTTTGGTCAGAACTTCCGTCTTGAccttttgtattttattttctccttCATGACAGACTGCTATCCTGTGTTGTTCGATAAGAAAAACCTAGGTTTTATTTTGACTAAGATAGTCTAGTGCTATATAGCTATTATCTGAACAGATCCATAGTGTGAAACTTTAAAGGAACATATATCCATTAGTATAGGGACtgtttttaaatttcaaatcatCAAATGGTTGCAAGTTCACAAATACAGGATCTTGCATTTCGTACAAATAGAAGATATTTAGTGCCACCCTAGTCATTATAAACAAGGAGTATTTTGGCCTCGCATGTTTGTTTGTTGGCTTATCAACcgcagccaaaatttgaattttggaacttaattttagagttgattttgcaattttttttcatcgtatcCTAATTTCCATCATTGGCTCATGAACTACTGGCTCATGAACTACTAAGAAAAGCAGTTTGACTTATAAAAGTTCTACTCAAGTTTTTTTGGTTGCTTCGGTTATTTTTCTAAGGAAATAAGCACCAAACTCTAACTAGCCTTTACGCCCACTGAAATTCATCTTTTTGATCACCAAATGGGTAATACTTTACCATGTGTATCTGGCATCTTGGCCTCTGCCTTATGGCTGGTTATATATTCAGAGATTAATCACATTGGAAGCAACCGCAGTGTTTCATTCACCATTTGCAACTTGCATGTTTGGGACATTATATAATGTTTTATTATGTGCTATTTTCCCGGTGCTATTCTATATTTCCCTTCATTTGGGAAGTTCTTAGGATGTTTGTATGAATTCTTCTTATACTTGAACAATACATCATACATGTATAACTATGCCTAAGCTTCTTTCAGAGCTCTGAACTAGATGTATTTATACAGGCTGAGTTTGAGGAGAAAGCGAGAAGTATGCATGCAGACATAATGAGTCATGTAAGTTCACTAGGAAGCCTGATGAACTTTTATGCGTCATGCAGTACATTCTGAAattgtttatagattttagaccAAATTTTCTTGTTTCCTAATCACTATTCTCTATCTGAATTCCCATTGTTATGTtcttgtattaaaaaaaatatagccaaTACTTTGGTGACATGtttaaaactatagattttcgCAGTGTAAGTTCATCTGTTGATAGTATTAGAAGTGACAACCAACTTATTGTTTGTTATTCTTGCAGTGGATCAACAAGGAACTTCAGAGACTGGAAAAATTGATTGAAATGGCAAATGAGAAAGGTTGGCGTGCTGAATATCCTTACCAGATTGAGTTCTTGTGATCATGTTGATATTCACCAACGAGTATATCTTGTTTTCATATTCTAACTCTGCAGCAATTATAAGATTAGTGAACTTTGTACAGTACAGTTATATCCTTGACTGTATATCACGATGCACGAATACATTGACAAAAGAAAGCTACTACGAACACCATCAGAAAGGCAACGTCTTCTTGAAGAAGTCCCGCGAATTATTCCAGATGTAGAGGATAGTAAGGACTCTGAATTTCTAGTTATGGCAGCAAACAAATCTTCTCAAAGGAATACAGGTTTGTTTTTAGGACTCCTAGAATTGTTTCATGTTCTTCTGCTTTACTACTCAATTCCATATTGTGCCATGAAACCAATGGAAAGTAGGAAGCAATGGGTATAGAGACTTGACAAGCACTTAGCCTGATTAGTTTCCATTCTgggatatttttcttttgttaccATTGAActtttaaatattaaaattaaggAATGTAACACTTATTGCTGATGAAGAGTTGAATTTTGGATTGCTAATCATTTTCTTTCATGATCTGCTGCTTGTTTCAATGCTTTCCTTCAGGAAGTTCTTAGTAATTTCTTCTGTACAGCAGGTATACCCTGTGATTTTTCTGTAGGTACCAACAGCAACAAGGATAGAGTTGATTGCTTGAAAAGTTGTTCAGGAGAAAAACTTAAAGGTTGGCTTATATAGTGTAcattcatttgttttttaacACGATGTAAACACTGCTTTTTTGCATAGGGAACAAAAGGGACATACCTTTGTGTTCGGAAAGTTTCTCAGAAGAAAAACATGAAGGTTTTCTCATAAGTATTTACTTCTTGAATGGCTCCCACTATATTCTATCCATCTCTAAAATTTGATGGCAGTGGTGCTTGAAGGATAAGTATAGAACTTCTACCCtctgaactactccctccgtcccaaaaaaactcaacctaggaggggatgtgacccctcctaggacaatgaatctggacggggtcacatcccctcctaggttgagtttttttgggacggagggagtatgctctAACTTTAAAATCGATGGCAGTGGAACTTCACTATGAAATAGCTCCCACTATGTTCTATATGCACGTCTAGATTGCATCATTAAGGCCCTAGAATATGTGTTCGCTTAGCAAGTTAGAAGTCTCTATCCTCTGGTGTGGCTAATAAGTGAGCAAACCATTGACTGTTGTTACATGGCATAACCTCAAGTTTTAATGCTGGTAGTATTTGAAACTGGAGTAAATAGCATTTGCCTACTGAAATCTGGCACTATATCTTGTAAGAAAAATCCTTTGGTTGACCACTTTCCATGTTTTTATTGTTCTTATTAAATGTGCAGGTAGCAAAGGCGATGCTGATGCACCTGGAACGTGTTTAGAAAAGGTCATCACTAAAGGTTTGCTCTTACTGCCCGTCCTTCCACTAGTTGTTCCACCAGGCACTAGCTGTTCCTGAAGTTTCCATTGCAATTTATTCCCTTTGACATATTCAACATTCTGGGCAACCTGGCTGTTTTTGGTTATTCGTGCTTAATGATGCAGCTATTGAAGTCAATCCTCCTGGTGATATGCCAAGATC contains these protein-coding regions:
- the LOC127773924 gene encoding uncharacterized protein At5g08430-like isoform X6, yielding MGKRRGRGRRGSRKRRGGDADEGGGGKRRREGESEEDYCFACKDGGLLRFCDHRNCHKAYHPECVDKDDSFLNSDEQFICNWHTCFICKGRSYYRCFCCPDHSVCRSCVKQAEFVPVMRQTMGFCNNCLRMAIMIEKNVDVDSDGERVDFSDRETYEFLFKDYWDIIRDKEGLTLDNMREAYTLLRSGLNCNELSDMEKLPNSEQSSDDDFLGNSDDDDEPVYPSVSNGTSNKVKTILKEGKTKKQVYVGWGSIELIGFMSSIGKDTSKPLDQFGAAEVVKQYIRQNDLLQKDKKKQVICDGKLWSLFRKSKLKYNKIYSLLEKHIAENITPEDESLDSSEDNTDSIMERKSRIMNSELSTPEEVSERYRRCFASLVRENIKLIYLRRTLVIDLLKQPDTFECKVIGCFVRVKNDPREYSRHKPQKLYQLGQVTGIRKSSEEYKIRDISTDILLCISDMWSDVKISVLSDEDFEEEECEDLRSLSRKEPSKRQTVAEFEEKARSMHADIMSHWINKELQRLEKLIEMANEKGWRAEMHEYIDKRKLLRTPSERQRLLEEVPRIIPDVEDSKDSEFLVMAANKSSQRNTGIPCDFSVGTNSNKDRVDCLKSCSGEKLKGSKGDADAPGTCLEKVITKAIEVNPPGDMPRSHVQNHGTKATAAVNPGQVIDIDDGEDDLHGKSGDMTVDLDSDGSEDHGTRQHEAKPKLCSGQKAVEAKEEISEHASVWYYNDPQGDEQGPFPLRILRHWSKAGYFKEDFRVWRTGQSCDSAILLKDALLLTS
- the LOC127773924 gene encoding uncharacterized protein At5g08430-like isoform X2, with amino-acid sequence MGKRRGRGRRGSRKRRGGDADEGGGGKRRREGESEEDYCFACKDGGLLRFCDHRNCHKAYHPECVDKDDSFLNSDEQFICNWHTCFICKGRSYYRCFCCPDHSVCRSCVKQAEFVPVMRQTMGFCNNCLRMAIMIEKNVDVDSDGERVDFSDRETYEFLFKDYWDIIRDKEGLTLDNMREAYTLLRSGLNCNELSDMEKLPNSEQSSDDDFLGNSDDDDEPVYPSVSNGTSNKVKTILKEGKTKKQVYVGWGSIELIGFMSSIGKDTSKPLDQFGAAEVVKQYIRQNDLLQKDKKKQVICDGKLWSLFRKSKLKYNKIYSLLEKHIAENITPEDESLDSSEDNTDSIMERKSRIMNSELSTPEEVSERYRRCFASLVRENIKLIYLRRTLVIDLLKQPDTFECKVIGCFVRVKNDPREYSRHKPQKLYQLGQVTGIRKSSEEYKIRDISTDILLCISDMWSDVKISVLSDEDFEEEECEDLRSLSRKEPSKRQTVAEFEEKARSMHADIMSHWINKELQRLEKLIEMANEKGWRAEMHEYIDKRKLLRTPSERQRLLEEVPRIIPDVEDSKDSEFLVMAANKSSQRNTGIPCDFSVGTNSNKDRVDCLKSCSGEKLKGNKRDIPLCSESFSEEKHEGSKGDADAPGTCLEKVITKAIEVNPPGDMPRSHVQNHGTKATAAVNPGQVIDIDDGEDDLHGKSGDMTVDLDSDGSEDHGTRQHEAKPKLCSGQKAVEAKEEISEHASVWYYNDPQGDEQGPFPLRILRHWSKAGYFKEDFRVWRTGQSCDSAILLKDALLLTS
- the LOC127773924 gene encoding uncharacterized protein At5g08430-like isoform X7, with the translated sequence MGKRRGRGRRGSRKRRGGDADEGGGGKRRREGESEEDYCFACKDGGLLRFCDHRNCHKAYHPECVDKDDSFLNSDEQFICNWHTCFICKGRSYYRCFCCPDHSVCRSCVKQAEFVPVMRQTMGFCNNCLRMAIMIEKNVDVDSDGERVDFSDRETYEFLFKDYWDIIRDKEGLTLDNMREAYTLLRSGLNCNELSDMEKLPNSEQSSDDDFLGNSDDDDEPVYPSVSNGTSNKVKTILKEGKTKKQVYVGWGSIELIGFMSSIGKDTSKPLDQFGAAEVVKQYIRQNDLLQKDKKKQVICDGKLWSLFRKSKLKYNKIYSLLEKHIAENITPEDESLDSSEDNTDSIMERKSRIMNSELSTPEEVSERYRRCFASLVRENIKLIYLRRTLVIDLLKQPDTFECKVIGCFVRVKNDPREYSRHKPQKLYQLGQVTGIRKSSEEYKIRDISTDILLCISDMWSDVKISVLSDEDFEEEECEDLRSLSRKEPSKRQTVAEFEEKARSMHADIMSHWINKELQRLEKLIEMANEKGWRAEMHEYIDKRKLLRTPSERQRLLEEVPRIIPDVEDSKDSEFLVMAANKSSQRNTAGIPCDFSVGTNSNKDRVDCLKSCSGEKLKGSKGDADAPGTCLEKVITKAIEVNPPGDMPRSHVQNHGTKAVNPGQVIDIDDGEDDLHGKSGDMTVDLDSDGSEDHGTRQHEAKPKLCSGQKAVEAKEEISEHASVWYYNDPQGDEQGPFPLRILRHWSKAGYFKEDFRVWRTGQSCDSAILLKDALLLTS
- the LOC127773924 gene encoding uncharacterized protein At5g08430-like isoform X8; this translates as MGKRRGRGRRGSRKRRGGDADEGGGGKRRREGESEEDYCFACKDGGLLRFCDHRNCHKAYHPECVDKDDSFLNSDEQFICNWHTCFICKGRSYYRCFCCPDHSVCRSCVKQAEFVPVMRQTMGFCNNCLRMAIMIEKNVDVDSDGERVDFSDRETYEFLFKDYWDIIRDKEGLTLDNMREAYTLLRSGLNCNELSDMEKLPNSEQSSDDDFLGNSDDDDEPVYPSVSNGTSNKVKTILKEGKTKKQVYVGWGSIELIGFMSSIGKDTSKPLDQFGAAEVVKQYIRQNDLLQKDKKKQVICDGKLWSLFRKSKLKYNKIYSLLEKHIAENITPEDESLDSSEDNTDSIMERKSRIMNSELSTPEEVSERYRRCFASLVRENIKLIYLRRTLVIDLLKQPDTFECKVIGCFVRVKNDPREYSRHKPQKLYQLGQVTGIRKSSEEYKIRDISTDILLCISDMWSDVKISVLSDEDFEEEECEDLRSLSRKEPSKRQTVAEFEEKARSMHADIMSHWINKELQRLEKLIEMANEKGWRAEMHEYIDKRKLLRTPSERQRLLEEVPRIIPDVEDSKDSEFLVMAANKSSQRNTGTNSNKDRVDCLKSCSGEKLKGSKGDADAPGTCLEKVITKAIEVNPPGDMPRSHVQNHGTKATAAVNPGQVIDIDDGEDDLHGKSGDMTVDLDSDGSEDHGTRQHEAKPKLCSGQKAVEAKEEISEHASVWYYNDPQGDEQGPFPLRILRHWSKAGYFKEDFRVWRTGQSCDSAILLKDALLLTS